In the Shewanella sp. OMA3-2 genome, one interval contains:
- a CDS encoding glycine cleavage system protein R — protein sequence MTNYLVVTAMGTDRPGLVSRLARLASDCDCDIVDSRMALFGNEFTLIMMISGSWPAITKIETMLPSLSVELELMTVMKRTSKHVPKNYVSRVEVSISGEDQRGTMKTITQFLAERSLDLAAVRSHADDNEGLQTQSIFLAINIPDKVDLAKLETSIYQLAEEMNLECSIKLMQGTSSSQ from the coding sequence ATGACCAACTATCTGGTCGTTACCGCAATGGGTACAGATCGCCCTGGTTTAGTTAGTCGCTTAGCGCGGTTAGCCAGTGATTGTGATTGTGATATCGTTGATAGCCGTATGGCGTTATTTGGTAATGAATTTACCCTAATAATGATGATTTCGGGCTCATGGCCAGCAATTACTAAAATTGAAACTATGTTACCCAGTCTTAGTGTTGAATTAGAGCTGATGACCGTGATGAAACGCACATCTAAACACGTACCGAAGAATTATGTGTCGCGTGTTGAAGTGAGCATTAGTGGTGAAGATCAACGTGGCACCATGAAAACAATTACCCAATTTTTAGCCGAACGTTCACTTGATTTGGCCGCAGTGCGTTCTCATGCAGATGATAATGAAGGCCTGCAAACACAGTCGATATTTTTAGCGATTAATATTCCTGATAAGGTCGATTTAGCTAAGCTAGAAACATCAATTTATCAATTGGCTGAAGAAATGAATCTAGAGTGCAGCATCAAGTTAATGCAGGGCACAAGTTCATCTCAATAA
- the bamC gene encoding outer membrane protein assembly factor BamC has translation MFKKVTPLLLITTLAACSTAIDRRQANGNEEYVQTQSAALLKIPSGLKQPNYSKEYDIPNVSSKVDTTIVGKRLDIRPPLQIIAMAEGTHVEESSNNIKIIIESVDNSTDLKQEIFNVINGYLAKNNIAKRTENFNTGVVETDWIDSQDVLETSWFGNDKVYLLRQRYQFDINVKPHGRTGDVAISLVEHEEYFDEDLQDIFLTGDDKRRYTIDMLNNTVSYMGVERERTLQAARIEQSLGIEIDLVEAGAGAESYWLAKADFNKTRDRLRIVLPELGFDVVDMDVSKGLFYINLEESGGFWSSLWGEEKLTLEKGNYRLLLRTTDNKDETKILLHDVTDEPLKKEAIAEVYERLYQAMKEDRKVR, from the coding sequence ATGTTTAAAAAAGTCACCCCTCTATTACTGATAACCACGCTTGCAGCCTGTAGTACGGCTATAGATCGTCGCCAAGCTAATGGTAATGAAGAGTATGTTCAAACTCAATCGGCCGCATTGTTGAAGATCCCGTCTGGATTAAAGCAACCTAATTACAGCAAAGAGTACGATATACCTAATGTCAGTAGTAAAGTTGATACCACTATTGTTGGTAAGCGATTAGATATTCGTCCACCATTGCAGATTATTGCAATGGCTGAAGGTACTCATGTTGAAGAAAGTAGCAATAATATTAAAATTATCATTGAGTCAGTTGATAATTCAACCGACTTAAAACAAGAGATATTTAATGTTATTAATGGCTATTTAGCTAAAAACAACATTGCTAAGCGTACAGAAAACTTTAATACGGGGGTTGTTGAAACCGACTGGATAGACAGCCAAGACGTGTTAGAAACAAGTTGGTTTGGCAATGATAAAGTGTATTTGCTGCGCCAACGTTATCAGTTTGATATCAATGTTAAACCCCACGGTAGAACGGGGGATGTTGCTATTAGCCTAGTTGAACACGAAGAGTATTTTGATGAAGATCTGCAAGATATATTCTTGACGGGCGATGATAAACGTCGTTATACCATTGATATGCTAAATAATACCGTGTCATACATGGGTGTTGAACGTGAACGTACTCTGCAAGCCGCACGTATTGAGCAAAGTTTAGGAATAGAAATTGATCTTGTTGAAGCAGGTGCAGGCGCAGAATCATATTGGCTTGCAAAAGCTGACTTCAATAAGACACGTGATCGCTTACGTATCGTGTTACCTGAATTAGGTTTCGATGTCGTCGATATGGATGTTAGCAAAGGTTTATTTTATATTAACTTAGAAGAAAGTGGTGGTTTCTGGAGCTCATTATGGGGTGAGGAGAAATTAACATTAGAGAAAGGTAACTATCGATTGTTATTGCGCACAACCGATAACAAAGATGAAACTAAAATCCTACTGCATGATGTAACAGATGAACCGCTTAAAAAAGAAGCCATAGCAGAAGTTTATGAGCGCCTCTATCAAGCGATGAAAGAGGATCGAAAAGTTCGGTAA
- the dapA gene encoding 4-hydroxy-tetrahydrodipicolinate synthase gives MINGSIVALITPMNSDGTIDYASLERLVDFHINQGTDAIVAVGTTGESATLPMKEHIAVVNQTVKFAAGRVPIIGGNGANATAEAIELTKGMQNSGISAMLGVTPYYNKPTPKGLIAHYKAIAASTDIPQILYNVPGRTAVDMKPETVAELCTVSNIIGVKEATGDVSRVALLRQLCGDDFILYSGDDATAREFLLAGGNGVISVANNIVPHAFKAMCDAALAGNTQLAAEIDEPLRSLYSSLFCEANPIPVKWAVHRMGLITHGHIRLPLTELSEQFHGLLLESMKKAQIKVQ, from the coding sequence ATGATAAACGGAAGCATCGTAGCCTTAATCACACCAATGAATAGTGATGGCACAATAGATTATGCGAGTCTTGAAAGACTGGTAGATTTTCATATTAATCAAGGCACCGATGCCATTGTTGCCGTTGGTACAACTGGCGAATCAGCTACGTTACCAATGAAAGAACATATTGCGGTTGTTAACCAAACCGTAAAATTTGCCGCCGGACGAGTGCCTATTATTGGTGGTAATGGCGCAAATGCAACTGCTGAAGCCATCGAGCTGACTAAAGGCATGCAAAATTCAGGCATCAGTGCCATGTTGGGTGTTACACCTTATTATAACAAGCCAACACCTAAAGGCCTTATTGCACATTATAAAGCCATTGCAGCCAGTACAGATATTCCACAAATTCTGTATAACGTTCCTGGACGTACCGCAGTAGACATGAAACCGGAAACGGTTGCTGAGCTATGTACTGTGAGCAATATTATAGGCGTAAAAGAAGCGACTGGTGATGTCAGCCGTGTTGCTTTGTTACGTCAATTATGTGGCGATGATTTTATTTTATACAGTGGTGATGATGCGACTGCTCGCGAGTTTTTACTCGCAGGTGGTAATGGGGTTATTTCGGTTGCGAATAACATTGTTCCCCATGCGTTTAAGGCTATGTGTGATGCCGCTTTGGCGGGAAATACTCAACTGGCTGCTGAAATAGATGAACCACTACGTAGCTTATACAGTTCATTATTTTGTGAAGCAAACCCTATCCCAGTTAAATGGGCTGTTCATCGTATGGGACTTATTACCCACGGACATATTCGTTTGCCATTAACTGAACTTTCTGAGCAGTTTCATGGTCTGTTACTCGAGTCTATGAAAAAAGCGCAAATTAAGGTGCAATAA
- the bcp gene encoding thioredoxin-dependent thiol peroxidase, with product MNTLKAGDKAPLFTLQNQFNEAISLQDCLDKGPVLVYFYPKASTPGCTVQAQGLRDIKQQLDNLNITILGISPDPVAKLQKFSDKQALNFHLLSDEDHAVADAFGVWGEKKFMGKIYDGIHRLSFIVGTEGKVTQFINKFKTKDHHQVVLELCK from the coding sequence ATGAACACCTTAAAAGCGGGTGATAAAGCGCCCTTATTTACATTGCAAAATCAATTTAACGAAGCTATTTCATTACAAGACTGTCTGGATAAAGGCCCTGTCCTGGTTTATTTCTATCCAAAAGCATCCACACCGGGTTGTACTGTTCAAGCACAAGGCTTGCGTGATATTAAGCAACAACTGGATAACTTAAATATTACTATTTTAGGCATAAGCCCAGACCCTGTTGCTAAGCTACAAAAGTTTTCAGATAAACAAGCACTCAATTTTCACTTACTAAGTGATGAAGATCATGCCGTTGCTGATGCATTTGGAGTTTGGGGCGAAAAGAAGTTTATGGGAAAAATTTATGATGGAATACATAGGCTTAGCTTTATTGTGGGTACTGAAGGTAAAGTCACTCAGTTCATCAATAAATTTAAAACTAAAGATCATCACCAAGTAGTATTAGAACTCTGTAAATAA
- a CDS encoding cation:proton antiporter domain-containing protein, with amino-acid sequence MVEHITGMLALIGVLSLLCQWAGWKLRLPAILPLLLCGLLLGPGLNILNPDEIFGDLLFPIISLGVAVILFEGALTLNFKEIKDNSRMVTNLVTIGALITWACITPAAHFLMGFDWPVAFLFGALVVVTGPTVIVPMLRTVKPKAKLASILRWEGIVIDPIGALFAVLVYEYVAVTADPTTHVLYALGLTLVLGFGIGAAAGYFIGVALRNNVFPHYLRNTAVLTIMLGVFVGSNLLQHESGLLTVTVMGIWLANMRGVDIADILEFKETLTVLLISALFILLAARLNSNAMLGLGIGAFGVLFVVMFIARPLSIWTSALGTNLTSKDKWFLSWVAPRGIVAAAISSLFAIKLEELGVHGASSIVPLVFFIIIGTVVIQSLTAGPWAKFLGVKEDSNQGLLIFGASKFARELATQLLAKNIKVILADSNWDSIRQARMENIPVYFGNPASEHASNYMDLSGIGRVLVMSPYRQLNPLVSFYFQDLFGSEKVYGLNNSEANVGSGRHQLSESYLQRLCLFGEGISYAKIASLMAKGAVLKVTNITENFSYEKFYERYGETAIPLVYITKEAKLKVITAETQKLPIGIELISLLPQEAQEQAIIQRALDEEAARLAKIKAEEEAKAAAEARAIREAEEAEQRAIEKARRKEEELTLFEEQEKAKLLEEEQATLIEEARIEKESETLHIQLSNDEVLNDTLATDEGESLDKKEQPLKS; translated from the coding sequence ATGGTTGAACACATCACGGGTATGCTGGCATTAATCGGTGTATTGTCGCTTTTGTGTCAATGGGCAGGCTGGAAATTAAGATTACCTGCAATTTTGCCGCTATTACTATGTGGATTGTTACTCGGACCAGGATTGAATATTCTTAATCCAGATGAGATTTTTGGTGATCTATTGTTCCCTATCATTTCATTGGGCGTCGCGGTGATTCTTTTTGAAGGGGCGTTGACGCTCAATTTCAAAGAGATTAAAGATAACAGCCGCATGGTGACTAATCTTGTGACTATAGGCGCACTGATTACTTGGGCATGCATTACGCCTGCTGCGCATTTTTTGATGGGATTCGATTGGCCAGTAGCATTTCTATTTGGCGCCTTAGTTGTAGTTACCGGGCCAACGGTAATTGTACCTATGCTGCGCACGGTAAAACCTAAGGCTAAATTAGCCAGCATTTTACGCTGGGAAGGTATTGTTATTGACCCCATAGGTGCGTTATTTGCCGTTCTAGTTTACGAATATGTCGCCGTTACGGCTGATCCCACAACACACGTACTTTATGCATTAGGCCTTACTTTAGTGCTTGGTTTTGGTATCGGTGCTGCCGCGGGTTACTTTATTGGTGTCGCATTAAGAAATAACGTCTTTCCACATTATCTGCGTAACACGGCTGTATTAACAATAATGTTAGGCGTATTCGTCGGTTCAAACTTATTACAACATGAATCAGGACTATTAACCGTTACTGTAATGGGTATTTGGCTTGCCAACATGCGCGGTGTAGACATCGCCGATATTCTAGAATTTAAAGAAACCTTAACCGTTCTGCTTATTTCAGCACTGTTTATTTTGCTTGCAGCCCGATTAAACTCTAACGCTATGCTAGGACTGGGGATAGGCGCTTTTGGTGTGCTGTTCGTGGTAATGTTTATTGCGCGTCCTTTAAGTATTTGGACTTCGGCATTAGGCACCAATTTGACCTCAAAAGATAAGTGGTTTTTGAGTTGGGTTGCTCCCCGCGGTATTGTTGCGGCGGCAATTTCATCACTGTTTGCAATTAAATTAGAAGAGTTAGGTGTACACGGTGCAAGTTCAATTGTGCCATTAGTGTTTTTTATCATTATTGGTACCGTTGTTATTCAAAGTTTAACCGCAGGTCCTTGGGCAAAATTTTTGGGGGTTAAAGAAGATTCAAATCAAGGTTTACTTATTTTTGGTGCATCTAAATTTGCTCGAGAATTAGCCACCCAGCTATTAGCTAAAAACATTAAAGTTATCTTAGCAGACAGTAACTGGGACAGTATTCGTCAAGCACGTATGGAAAATATTCCGGTCTACTTTGGTAACCCTGCATCTGAACATGCATCTAATTATATGGACTTAAGCGGTATAGGCAGAGTGCTAGTCATGTCTCCTTATCGTCAGCTGAACCCATTAGTCAGTTTCTACTTCCAAGATTTATTTGGCTCAGAAAAAGTGTACGGTCTTAATAATAGTGAAGCTAATGTTGGCAGCGGTCGCCATCAACTGTCAGAGTCTTACTTACAGCGGTTATGCTTATTTGGCGAAGGAATAAGCTATGCCAAAATAGCCAGTTTAATGGCCAAAGGTGCAGTACTCAAAGTCACTAATATTACCGAAAACTTCAGTTATGAAAAGTTTTATGAGCGTTATGGCGAAACAGCTATACCTTTGGTTTATATAACTAAAGAGGCTAAGTTGAAAGTCATTACAGCTGAGACTCAAAAGTTACCTATAGGTATTGAGTTAATTAGCTTGTTACCTCAAGAAGCACAGGAACAAGCAATCATTCAGCGTGCGTTAGATGAGGAAGCGGCTCGTTTAGCTAAGATAAAAGCGGAAGAAGAAGCAAAAGCGGCTGCTGAGGCACGCGCTATCCGTGAAGCTGAAGAGGCTGAGCAACGTGCAATCGAGAAAGCACGTCGTAAAGAAGAAGAATTGACTCTGTTTGAGGAACAAGAGAAAGCTAAGTTACTTGAAGAAGAGCAGGCTACTTTGATTGAAGAGGCTAGAATTGAGAAAGAGTCTGAGACTTTACACATTCAATTATCGAATGATGAGGTGCTTAACGATACCTTAGCTACAGATGAAGGTGAGTCTTTAGATAAAAAAGAACAGCCGTTAAAGTCATAG
- the prpF gene encoding 2-methylaconitate cis-trans isomerase PrpF has product MTFKPQLKISATYMRGGTSKGVFFNISDLPLAAQVAGAERDAILLRVIGSPDPYGKHTDGMGGATSSTSKVVLLSKSTQPDHDVDYLFGQVAIDKPFIDWSGNCGNLTAAVGSFAISNGLIDANRVVDNGITVVRIWQANINKTIIAHVPMTNGDVQETGDFELDGVTFPAAEVQVEFIDPADGEGAMFPTGNVVDELVVPNIGTFNATMINAGIPTIFLNAAEIGYTGLELQDAINNDTAALEKFEIIRAYGALKMGLISHLDEAKIRQHTPKVAFVAPTADYVSSSGKAINAAEIDLSVRALSMGKLHHAMMGTAAVAIGTAAAIPGTLVNLAAGGIERQSVTFGHPSGTLRVGAEAKLIKGDWLVTKAIMSRSARVLMEGKVRIPQD; this is encoded by the coding sequence ATGACATTTAAACCACAACTAAAAATATCTGCAACCTACATGCGTGGCGGCACTAGCAAGGGAGTCTTTTTTAATATCTCTGACTTACCCCTAGCAGCGCAAGTGGCTGGCGCAGAACGTGATGCAATCTTACTCAGAGTGATTGGCAGTCCAGATCCCTATGGTAAACATACTGACGGTATGGGCGGGGCGACCTCAAGTACCAGTAAAGTTGTGCTTTTATCAAAAAGTACCCAGCCTGATCATGATGTGGATTACTTGTTTGGCCAAGTGGCGATAGATAAACCTTTTATCGACTGGAGTGGTAATTGCGGCAATTTAACTGCGGCAGTCGGTTCATTTGCGATAAGTAATGGATTAATCGATGCTAACCGCGTGGTTGATAATGGCATTACGGTTGTGCGTATATGGCAAGCAAATATTAATAAAACGATTATTGCTCACGTACCTATGACTAATGGTGACGTTCAAGAAACGGGAGATTTCGAGCTGGATGGTGTGACGTTTCCAGCCGCTGAAGTGCAAGTTGAATTTATTGATCCCGCCGATGGTGAAGGGGCGATGTTCCCTACAGGTAATGTGGTGGATGAATTAGTTGTACCAAATATAGGTACATTTAACGCTACCATGATTAATGCTGGTATTCCGACCATTTTTTTGAATGCAGCAGAAATTGGTTATACTGGACTAGAATTACAAGATGCAATTAATAATGACACTGCAGCATTAGAAAAGTTTGAAATTATTCGAGCCTATGGTGCATTAAAAATGGGATTAATCAGCCATCTAGATGAAGCTAAAATTCGCCAACATACACCTAAAGTGGCCTTTGTAGCACCTACAGCGGATTATGTTAGTTCAAGTGGTAAAGCCATAAATGCTGCAGAAATCGATTTATCGGTTAGAGCGCTATCAATGGGTAAACTACACCATGCCATGATGGGTACCGCTGCGGTAGCTATTGGTACCGCAGCAGCTATACCAGGTACATTAGTTAATCTTGCCGCTGGCGGTATTGAGCGCCAATCTGTTACCTTTGGTCATCCATCAGGTACTTTGCGGGTTGGGGCGGAAGCTAAGTTGATTAAAGGTGATTGGCTTGTAACTAAAGCGATAATGAGCCGCAGTGCTAGAGTGTTAATGGAAGGAAAGGTGCGTATACCTCAAGACTAA
- a CDS encoding efflux RND transporter permease subunit yields the protein MILTDLSVKRPVFASVISILLIVLGLVSFDKLPLREYPNIDPPIVSVETSYRGASSSVVESRITQLIEDQISGVEGIRHISSSSSDGRSSVTIEFDIDRDIEAATNDVRDRISGLLEQLPEEADSPSIYKANGSDEVIMWLNLVSDQMDILQLTDYANRYLVDRFSVIDGVSTLRLGGGKVYAMRIWIDRQALAARKLTVTDIENALRTENVEFPAGSIESEDRHFTVRLERAYRTPEDFANLVLTQGEDGYLVKLGDVARVEIGSEEERIVFRGNKEAMIGLGVSKQSTANTLEVARAANALVDQLNPTLPAGMEIKRSYDSSVFIERSIDEVYQTLFIAMILVIIVIYLFLGSVRAMLIPAITVPVSLLATFIVLYALGYTINLLTLLAMILAIGMVVDDAIVMLENIHRRIEEGDSPLKAAYLGSREVAFAVVATTLVLVAVFMPITFLEGDLGKLFKEFAVTMSAAVIFSSLVALTLSPMMCSKLLKPSSEDSWLVRKIDKLMNRLSSMYKTTLAKAFEKPIFVSVLVLISFVISGYLLQKVPQEFAPQEDRGSMFLMVNGPQGASFEYIEEYMDEVEGRLMPLVDSGDIKRLLIRAPRGFGTATDFSNGMAIIVLEDWGQRRSANEIVVDIRNRLSDLAGIRAFPIMRQAFGRGVGKPVQFVLGGPSYEELAEWRDIILEKAKDNPKLIGLDHDYQETKPQLRVIIDRVRAADLGVSVSHIGRTLEAMLGSKLVTTFMRDGEEYDVIIEGSRENQSTASDMENLYVRSARTNELIPLSNLVTIEEFADASSLNRYNRMRSITLEANLAEDYSLGEALAYLNDLTATYLPAEVVVSYKGPSLDYQESGSSMNFVFLLALGIVFLVLAAQFESFIHPMIIMLTVPLATLGALLGLWLTGQSINIYSQIGIIMLVGLAAKNGILIVEFANQLRDRGVAFSEAILQASTQRLRPILMTGITTAAGALPLVMAVGAGSETRYVIGVVVLSGITLATFFTLIVVPVAYNLFAKNSHSPDTVAKQLEQELRE from the coding sequence ATGATCTTAACGGATTTATCGGTAAAACGTCCCGTTTTTGCCTCAGTTATCAGTATATTACTGATCGTACTAGGCTTGGTGTCATTTGATAAATTACCTTTACGTGAATATCCAAATATTGACCCTCCAATCGTATCTGTTGAAACCAGCTATCGCGGCGCCAGCAGTTCTGTGGTCGAAAGTCGAATCACTCAATTAATTGAAGACCAAATCAGCGGCGTGGAAGGCATTCGTCATATTAGTTCTTCAAGCTCTGATGGACGATCTAGCGTAACAATTGAATTTGATATTGACCGAGATATTGAAGCGGCAACAAATGATGTACGAGATAGAATATCAGGCTTACTAGAGCAGTTACCCGAAGAAGCCGACTCACCGTCAATTTATAAGGCTAATGGCAGTGATGAAGTGATCATGTGGCTTAATTTAGTCTCAGATCAAATGGATATTTTGCAGTTGACAGATTATGCCAACCGATATTTAGTTGATCGGTTTTCTGTCATTGATGGTGTGTCAACATTGCGTTTAGGTGGTGGGAAAGTCTATGCAATGCGCATATGGATAGACAGACAAGCTTTGGCTGCACGAAAGTTGACAGTAACTGATATCGAAAACGCCTTGAGAACGGAAAACGTGGAGTTTCCTGCCGGATCCATTGAGTCTGAAGACCGCCATTTCACCGTAAGATTGGAGCGTGCTTATCGCACCCCAGAAGACTTTGCCAATTTAGTGCTTACCCAAGGCGAAGACGGTTATTTAGTTAAGTTAGGTGATGTTGCTCGAGTTGAGATTGGCAGTGAAGAAGAGCGGATTGTGTTCCGTGGTAATAAAGAAGCAATGATTGGGCTTGGTGTCAGTAAGCAATCAACGGCAAATACGCTAGAAGTTGCCCGAGCTGCAAATGCACTTGTTGATCAACTTAATCCGACATTACCAGCCGGTATGGAAATCAAGCGTTCTTATGACAGCTCAGTTTTTATTGAGCGTTCAATTGACGAGGTCTACCAAACATTATTTATCGCGATGATATTAGTCATCATTGTGATTTATTTATTCCTAGGCAGTGTTAGAGCAATGCTTATCCCTGCCATTACCGTTCCGGTATCATTATTAGCCACATTTATAGTGCTATATGCACTTGGTTATACAATTAACTTATTAACTTTACTCGCGATGATCCTTGCTATTGGTATGGTCGTTGATGATGCTATTGTTATGCTAGAAAATATTCACCGAAGAATAGAAGAGGGCGATTCGCCACTAAAAGCGGCATATTTAGGCAGTAGAGAAGTGGCTTTTGCGGTTGTGGCAACTACCCTTGTACTCGTCGCGGTATTTATGCCAATTACTTTCCTTGAAGGGGACTTAGGCAAGTTATTTAAAGAGTTTGCGGTAACCATGAGCGCCGCGGTTATCTTCTCAAGTCTCGTTGCATTAACTCTTAGCCCAATGATGTGTTCTAAGCTGCTTAAACCTTCTAGCGAAGATTCATGGCTAGTGCGTAAAATTGATAAACTGATGAACCGTTTATCATCTATGTATAAAACCACTCTTGCTAAAGCATTTGAAAAGCCAATATTTGTCAGTGTGTTAGTGCTTATCTCTTTTGTTATTAGTGGGTATCTGTTGCAAAAAGTGCCGCAAGAATTTGCCCCGCAAGAAGATCGCGGTTCTATGTTCTTAATGGTGAATGGCCCACAGGGTGCAAGCTTTGAATATATTGAAGAATATATGGATGAAGTTGAAGGTCGTTTAATGCCATTAGTGGACAGTGGCGACATTAAACGTCTGCTGATTCGAGCGCCACGGGGGTTTGGCACCGCAACGGATTTCTCTAATGGCATGGCGATTATTGTGCTTGAAGATTGGGGCCAACGCCGAAGCGCTAATGAAATTGTTGTTGATATTCGAAACAGACTTTCAGATTTAGCCGGTATTCGTGCATTTCCGATTATGCGCCAGGCATTTGGTCGTGGGGTAGGCAAGCCAGTTCAATTTGTGCTTGGCGGCCCTAGCTATGAGGAATTAGCCGAATGGCGTGACATTATTCTTGAAAAAGCCAAAGACAATCCAAAGCTAATTGGCTTAGATCATGACTATCAGGAAACCAAGCCTCAACTAAGAGTGATCATTGATCGTGTCAGAGCTGCCGATTTGGGCGTATCTGTTTCACATATTGGCCGTACTCTAGAAGCTATGTTAGGTTCAAAGCTAGTGACTACCTTTATGCGTGATGGTGAAGAATATGATGTCATCATTGAAGGCAGTCGAGAAAACCAAAGTACAGCCAGTGATATGGAAAACCTTTATGTACGCTCTGCGCGCACTAATGAATTAATTCCACTATCTAACCTAGTGACAATTGAAGAGTTCGCAGATGCTAGCTCACTTAATCGTTATAATCGCATGAGGTCAATCACGCTTGAGGCTAACCTAGCCGAGGATTACAGTTTGGGAGAAGCGCTTGCTTATCTTAACGATTTAACGGCAACCTATTTACCTGCTGAAGTCGTTGTGAGTTACAAAGGGCCGTCTCTAGATTATCAAGAGTCAGGCAGTTCAATGAACTTTGTCTTCCTGTTAGCGTTAGGAATTGTGTTTTTAGTGTTAGCGGCACAATTTGAAAGCTTTATCCATCCAATGATTATCATGTTAACTGTGCCGCTGGCCACCTTAGGTGCGTTATTGGGGTTGTGGTTGACCGGGCAGAGTATCAATATTTATAGTCAAATTGGTATTATCATGCTGGTAGGCTTAGCCGCTAAAAATGGTATTCTCATTGTCGAGTTTGCTAACCAGTTACGCGATAGAGGTGTGGCATTTAGTGAAGCAATATTGCAAGCATCTACCCAACGTTTAAGGCCTATTTTGATGACTGGGATTACAACAGCTGCTGGCGCATTACCTTTAGTGATGGCGGTTGGTGCGGGCTCAGAAACTCGTTATGTGATTGGTGTTGTGGTGTTATCTGGTATTACTTTGGCGACATTTTTTACGTTAATAGTAGTGCCGGTGGCTTATAATTTGTTTGCTAAAAATAGCCATTCTCCAGATACGGTTGCTAAGCAATTAGAACAAGAGTTACGTGAGTAA